DNA from Helicobacter pylori:
CGTCTAATAGGCGAAGTGAAATGCGTATAGCTAGCAAACCCCAAACCAAAATGGCTTTCTTGCATGGGGCTATAAAGGGCTAAATTTTGAGACTTGATGATTAAGCGTGAAACTTCTCTTTCTATACTCTTTTCTTTGGCTATCTTTAAGGTATGCTCTAAAAAAGGAAAAAAACCCATGTTCTTAGGGCGCACAATCTCATAATCAAAAAGCTTGTCGTAGAGGCGTTTTTGCTGCTCCAAACTCGGCTCTTTGTGGGTGCGGTATATCCCCCTATGGTGAAAATACTCATCTAATAACCTCGCGCTAGACTGGTTGGCTAAGAGCATGGCTTCTTCTATAAGGGTGTGCGCACCGCTTTCTTTTTCTGTTTCAATTTTTTCTATACGCCCTTCTTCATTCAAATACAGCTTGTTTTCAAGGGAATTGAAATTAAACCCCTTTTTTAAACGCTCCTTTTTTAATTTTAAAGCCACCTCTAAAAACCCCAAAAGGCTTTGTTGCAAATCTTTATCTAAAGAGCTTTGATTAGCGATTAAAAAATGATTGATTTCTTCATAAGCGCAATTAGCCCTAACTTCAATAACGCCTTGAGATAATCGGGCGTTTTTCAAATCGTCTAAAGGGATTTCATACACTAAAGCCAGGCGTTTTTCAAACGCTTTTAATGAGCATGCCCCTTGAGACAAACTCAAAGGCAGCATGGGATAGACGCTGTTAGGGAAATACACGCTAAAGCCCCTAATCCTAGCTTCTTTATCCAAACTGGAATGTTTCGGCACAAATTCGCTCACGTCAGCGACCGCCACAAACAAAACCCTTTTTTCTTGATCATAAAAAATCGCATCGTCAAAATCTTTAGCGTCTTTGGGGTCAATGGTGATAAAAGGGATATGAGAGTAATTGATCCTATCTTTAAAATCGCTCGCTTTGAGTTGCGCGTAATATTGCGCTAAATTTAAGCAATCTTTTGAAAAATCCTTAATCCTGTCAAAAAGGCTCAAAGAAAGGTTTTCATCTATTAAAGGGTCTTCTAAAGCCCCTAAAATTTCGCTGATTTCACGCTTTTTAAGATCGATCTTCACCACGCAATGCTTGGGCAATTCCAATAAGGATCTTTGGCTGTGCTTTAAAGAAACAGGTTTTTTAAAAGGCTCTTTAAAAGGGATAGCCACAATCTGGTTTTTTTCTTTAGCCAAGTAGGCTATCATCGTGTCTTGTGTATCAAAAAGAGCGGCTTTAAAAAAGGCTATGGGGCGTTTTTTAGAACATTCTATTTGGCATAAAATCAAAGCGTCTGTTTTAAAAGATGGGGGTAAGTTTTTGATTAAAGGGTCTTTAGGGTAATTTTTCGCTAAAGAAACGAAAAACGCCTTATTTTTTACCCTTTCAATTTTGCCTATATCAAAGCCTTCTTTTAAAAGATAGCGATCCTTGTTTGATCGAAGCGCTTCTTTTAAAACGCCCTTTTCTATTAGGGGGGCGAATCGCTTAGGGATCTTTTTAACCCCAAAAAACAGGCTTCTTAAAAACCCTTGCATCAAAAAACACTTCGCATGACTTCAAACGCCTTTGAATAAGGGATTTGAGAAGCGCTGAATTTTTCAAAACTTAAAGCAGCTTGATAGATGAGCATGTCTTTCCCGTCTTGAAAGGGGATTTCTAACTCTTTGGCTAGAGATAAAAAGGGCGTTAAAAACCCATACGCCAAATCATAAGCGAGCTTGCCCTCTTTAAAATACCCTTTCAAAACCTCTTTATTCAAAGGCAATTCGTGATTCAAACTCGCTGAAGTGGCGTTAATAATCAAATCAAAAGCGCTTTTAGGAGGTTCCATAAAACAATCACAGCCCAAGCGTTGGAAAAAATCCAAACCCCTAGAAGAGCGGTTTAACACGCTCACTTGTAAGCCTTGTTTTTTCAATTCGCACGCTAGGGCTTTAGCGCTCCCCCCAGCTCCTAAAATCAAAGCGTTTTGATAGTTTTTTTGCTTTAAAGAAAGATAAAACCCTAAAGCGTCGGTATTGTAACCCACAAGCTCATCATTTTCTACAACAAGCGTATTGACTGAAGTGCATTCAAGCGCGATACCTTTGATTTTATCGCAA
Protein-coding regions in this window:
- a CDS encoding RNB domain-containing ribonuclease, with translation MQGFLRSLFFGVKKIPKRFAPLIEKGVLKEALRSNKDRYLLKEGFDIGKIERVKNKAFFVSLAKNYPKDPLIKNLPPSFKTDALILCQIECSKKRPIAFFKAALFDTQDTMIAYLAKEKNQIVAIPFKEPFKKPVSLKHSQRSLLELPKHCVVKIDLKKREISEILGALEDPLIDENLSLSLFDRIKDFSKDCLNLAQYYAQLKASDFKDRINYSHIPFITIDPKDAKDFDDAIFYDQEKRVLFVAVADVSEFVPKHSSLDKEARIRGFSVYFPNSVYPMLPLSLSQGACSLKAFEKRLALVYEIPLDDLKNARLSQGVIEVRANCAYEEINHFLIANQSSLDKDLQQSLLGFLEVALKLKKERLKKGFNFNSLENKLYLNEEGRIEKIETEKESGAHTLIEEAMLLANQSSARLLDEYFHHRGIYRTHKEPSLEQQKRLYDKLFDYEIVRPKNMGFFPFLEHTLKIAKEKSIEREVSRLIIKSQNLALYSPMQESHFGLGFASYTHFTSPIRRYSDLALHRLLKELLFHQAKGCSYLLEETPELCSELNALQKKTALIERDFIKRKFARLALECLEKEFLGVVLEVKDWVVVGLKEFIGLKVLIKTNRVFKPLEKVRVKITHADLILGQVRGEITERIKEHVS
- a CDS encoding shikimate dehydrogenase, translating into MKLKSFGVFGNPIKHSKSPLIHNACFLTFQKELGFLGHYHPILLPLESRIKNEFLYLGLSGANVTLPFKERAFQVCDKIKGIALECTSVNTLVVENDELVGYNTDALGFYLSLKQKNYQNALILGAGGSAKALACELKKQGLQVSVLNRSSRGLDFFQRLGCDCFMEPPKSAFDLIINATSASLNHELPLNKEVLKGYFKEGKLAYDLAYGFLTPFLSLAKELEIPFQDGKDMLIYQAALSFEKFSASQIPYSKAFEVMRSVF